A stretch of the Pongo pygmaeus isolate AG05252 chromosome 16, NHGRI_mPonPyg2-v2.0_pri, whole genome shotgun sequence genome encodes the following:
- the LRRC57 gene encoding leucine-rich repeat-containing protein 57: MGNSALRAHVETAQKTGVFQLKDRGLTEFPADLQKLTSNLRTIDLSNNKIESLPPLLIGKFTLLKSLSLNNNKLTVLPDEICNLKKLETLSLNNNHLRELPSTFGQLSALKTLSLSGNQLGALPPQLCSLRHLDVMDLSKNQIRSIPDTVGELQVIELNLNQNQISQISVKISCCPRLKILRLEENCLELSMLPQSILSDSQICLLAVEGNLFEIKKLRELEGYDKYMERFTATKKKFA, from the exons ATGGGAAACAGTGCGCTCCGCGCTCATGTGGAAACGGCGCAGAAAACTGGTGTCTTTCAGCTTAAGGACCGAGGGCTGACCGAG TTCCCTGCAGACTTGCAGAAGCTGACGAGCAATCTTAGGACCATCGACTTGTCCAACAACAAGATCGAAAGCCTACCGCCTTTGCTGATAGGAAAGTTCACTCTGCTGAAGAGCCTCTCCCTGAACAACAACAAACTGA CTGTTCTGCCTGATGAGATATGCAATCTGAAAAAACTAGAGACGCTAAGCCTAAACAACAATCACCTTAGAGAGCTGCCGTCTACCTTTGGGCAACTCTCTGCCCTCAAGACCCTGAGCCTCTCTGGGAACCAACTGGGAGCATTACCTCCCCAACTTTGTAGCCTACGGCACCTGGATGTGATGGATCTCTCTAAGAACCAGATTCGAAGTATACCTGACACAGTGGGAGAGCTGCAAGTCATCGAACTCAACCTCAACCAGAATCAG ATATCTCAGATCTCAGTGAAGATATCTTGCTGTCCACGCCTTAAAATTCTTCGCCTGGAAGAGAATTGTCTTGAGCTCAGCATGCTTCCCCAGAGCATCCTCAGTGATTCCCAGATCTGTCTGCTTGCTGTGGAAGGCAatctttttgaaataaagaaactTCGAGAACTGGAAGGCTATGATAAG TACATGGAGAGGTTCACAGCCACCAAGAAGAAGTTTGCGTGA